A portion of the Aricia agestis chromosome 1, ilAriAges1.1, whole genome shotgun sequence genome contains these proteins:
- the LOC121733784 gene encoding cytoplasmic dynein 1 light intermediate chain 2, whose product METNGQGNGLRSKKKDNGDGKDNLWSAILEEVQNQGNTKLPSNKNVLVLGDNETGKTTLIAKLQGVEDPKKGSALEYAYIDVRDEYRDDHTRLSVWVLDGDPGHTNLLKFALNEDTFPHTLVIFTVAMTTPWGILDQLQSWASILGDHIDKLDLTPEQRLQSKKQQVQKWLRYTEPGDELEPTASSPMKRSSRNLSDELDSDDEDNPLPEEVLTTNLGLDIVVVATKTDYMSTLEKEHDYRDEHFDFMQQWIRRFCLRYGAALFYTSAKEDKNCDLLYKYLTHRIYRLPFRTPALIVEKDAVLIPAGWDSMKKISILYENMQSCKPDDYYRDVIVQPATRKSGGQREAEVLAEDEQAFLQRQLTALQAGTPAPRADSPLRAPRAPIDAKLTPGAPGNEGVLANFFNSLLYKKTGSPGRADAPAAAARSDAAAELDRLTRAKRPPATPPAPAPPLDLSSSDC is encoded by the exons ATGGAGACAAACGGCCAGGGTAATGGGCTTAGATCAAAAAAGAAAGATAACGGCGATGGAAAAGATAACCTATG GTCTGCTATTTTAGAGGAGGTACAGAATCAAGGAAATACAAAATTACCTTCAAACAAAAATGTTCTAGTTTTGGGTGATAACGAAACTGGAAAGACCACACTTATAGCTAAATTACAAGGGGTAGAGGACCCTAAGAAAGGGTCTGCTCTCGAATATGCTTATATTGATGTCAGAGATGAGTACCGAGATG ATCACACCCGGCTAAGCGTTTGGGTGTTAGACGGAGACCCAGGTCACACAAATTTGCTCAAGTTTGCACTAAATGAAGATACATTCCCTCACACACTGGTCATATTCACGGTGGCCATGACCACACCCTGGGGTATACTGGACCAGTTACAGAGCTGGGCATCCATCCTTGGTGATCACATAGACAAATTGGATCTCACACCAG AACAAAGGTTACAAAGTAAAAAGCAACAAGTACAGAAATGGTTAAGGTATACGGAGCCGGGCGACGAGTTGGAGCCGACGGCGTCGTCGCCCATGAAGCGTTCGTCGAGGAATCTGTCCGACGAGCTCGACAGCGACGACGAGGACAACCCCCTGCCCGAGGAGGTGTTGACCACCAACCTGGGGCTGGACATCGTCGTAGTTGCTACAAAG ACTGACTACATGAGCACCCTGGAGAAGGAGCACGACTACCGCGACGAGCACTTCGACTTCATGCAGCAGTGGATCCGGCGGTTCTGCCTGCGGTACGGCGCGGCGCTCTTCTACACCAGCGCCAAGGAGGACAAGAACTGCGACCTCCTGTACAAGTACCTCACGCACCGGATATACCGCCTGCCCTTCCGCACGCCCGCGCTGATCGTGGAGAAGGACGCGGTGCTCAT TCCGGCGGGCTGGGACAGCATGAAGAAGATCAGCATCCTGTACGAGAACATGCAGTCGTGCAAGCCCGACGACTACTACCGCGACGTCATCGTGCAGCCAGCAACTAGGAAG AGCGGCGGTCAGCGCGAGGCGGAGGTGTTGGCTGAGGACGAGCAGGCGTTCCTGCAGCGGCAGCTCACCGCGCTGCAGGCGGGGACGCCCGCGCCACGAGCCGACTCGCCGCTTAGGGCTCCGAGGGCGCCTATAG ACGCCAAGCTGACCCCCGGAGCGCCGGGCAACGAGGGCGTGCTGGCGAATTTCTTCAACTCGCTGTTGTATAAGAAGACCGGATCCCCGGGGCGGGCGGACGCGCCGGCGGCGGCCGCGCGCTCCGACGCCGCGGCCGAGCTCGACCGCCTCACGAGGGCGAAGCGCCCGCCAGCCACGCCTcccgcccccgcgccgcccctAGATCTCTCGTCTTCCGACTGCTAG
- the LOC121733771 gene encoding coiled-coil and C2 domain-containing protein 1-like isoform X2, translating to MSRKPSGGKRGNLSQYGLIDIPNLDDDEPLDLSDDDGDLEAELAAISGGGGKPRKPKKLAAVPAADLDAMIAASLRDIPSDDEGSGDDDDPDLLNELSELAIDDEQAPPPSLRPAPAPPSGSVDNSTVSLLQERISNYTIAEKSAKEKGDNTRARRYGRGLKTLQDLLEQAKAGKPINNEEIPPAVSLPKPAAEDPAALAPPPRSTSIPTSPDTPSAPEVPPRTRQPEPAPEPKPEPKEPPPILTPENEDDPKAEGLKFILRRKEEFKAAALACKHAGDKALALEHLKVVKQFDLVVQAYRAGQEMDLNELPTPDAIAAAFKSQPTASETQGSAGPAPDAPTEAPGLITASTIDEALKQRLAHFKEQEAKAKEEGNSSKARRLGRVVKQFQDAIRMHAAGKPVPLDELPTPNGYAPFPTGGVAPKPAAPRPAPAPSPAPSSAPSSAPSPAPSARRASNYEKQLALLRLRQKQFKDAAYREKKNGNIEGAREYLRSAKGFEPLIRAAEGGLPVDVTSLPLPPAAGKTLDEAFDVISAEDCTPAKDDVSLEDDDVLSHMGQQLKSQLRLCATNRDHCRAMGDVAEANRYERLALQTKQDLDLVRVAQRLNQDPPKFHYENRQFSIVQCNTELPDNVLELNIVRGVAYNVPNPSDVDTYVKFEFGYPPEAPVSDRTAVIKDTSSPQYDATFTLPIARTSRNCQRFFKRHAIKLEVYSRGGWFSKDSLLGTVNVKLAPLETTVTIHDSFPLMDGRKAAGGTLEVRARVRSPLGAPQVVKEVHRWLVLDT from the exons atgtctagAAAACCGAGTGGTGGTAAAAGAGGCAATTTGTCCCAG TATGGCCTTATTGATATCCCAAATTTGGATGATGATGAACCACTAGATTTATCAGATGATGATGGTGATCTTGAGGCCGAGTTGGCTGCAATAAGTGGTGGTGGTGGTAAACCTCGGAAACCAAAAAAACTAGCCGCTGTTCCTGCAGCAGACCTAGATGCTATGATAGCAGCCAGTCTAAGAGACATACCTTCTGATGATGAAGGTTCTG GTGATGACGATGATCCAGATCTCTTGAATGAGTTGAGTGAACTGGCAATAGATGATGAGCAGGCTCCTCCTCCGAGCCTTAGGCCTGCCCCAGCGCCTCCATCTGGCTCGGTGGACAACAGCACTGTTAGCTTACTACAGGAGAGGATATCCAACTACACCATAGCAGAGAAGAGCGCTAAAGAGAAGGGCGACAATACTCGAGCTAGGAg ATATGGGCGTGGTCTTAAAACACTGCAGGATCTATTGGAGCAAGCCAAAGCTGGGAAGCCAATAAACAATGAAGAGATTCCTCCAGCCGTGAGTCTACCTAAACCCGCTGCTGAGGATCCTGCAGCCCTGGCCCCACCTCCTCGTTCAACATCTATACCAACATCTCCTGACACTCCCAGTGCCCCGGAGGTTCCGCCCAGGACTCGCCAGCCAGAACCAGCACCTGAACCAAAGCCGGAACCTAAAGAGCCTCCACCAATTCTGACTCCAGAAAATGAGGATGATCCGAAGGCAGAAGGACTCAAGTTCATATTGA GAAGAAAAGAGGAATTCAAAGCGGCAGCGCTTGCATGCAAGCACGCTGGTGACAAGGCCTTGGCGTTGGAACATCTGAAGGTGGTGAAGCAGTTTGACCTGGTGGTGCAGGCGTACCGGGCCGGACAGGAGATGGATCTGAACGAGCTCCCCACTCCGGATGCCATCGCTGCTGCATTTAAATCTCAGCCAACTGCCAGTGAAACACAGGGTTCAGCAG GTCCAGCGCCTGACGCGCCGACGGAAGCGCCTGGTCTGATAACAGCGTCCACCATTGATGAGGCACTCAAACAGAGACTTGCTCATTTTAAG GAGCAAGAGGCGAAAGCGAAAGAGGAGGGTAACTCGTCAAAGGCCCGTCGTCTCGGCCGCGTGGTGAAACAGTTTCAAGACGCGATCCGAATGCACGCCGCTGGCAAACCCGTCCCGTTGGACGAGCTGCCCACGCCCAACGGATACGCGCCCTTCCCCACTGGTGGG GTCGCACCGAAGCCGGCCGCCCCCCGCCCTGcgcccgccccttcccccgctCCCTCTTCGGCCCCCTCGTCTGCCCCCTCGCCCGCCCCGTCAGCTCGCCGGGCCAGCAACTACGAGAAGCAGCTAGCCCTGCTCCGACTCAGGCAGAAACAGTTCAAAGACGCCGCGTATAGGGAGAAGAAGAATG GTAACATAGAGGGTGCCCGTGAGTATCTGCGGTCGGCGAAGGGGTTCGAGCCGCTGATCCGCGCGGCGGAGGGCGGGCTGCCCGTCGACGTCACCTCGCTGCCCCTCCCGCCCGCCGCCGGGAAAACGCTAGATGAGGC TTTCGACGTAATCTCGGCTGAGGACTGTACTCCGGCCAAGGACGACGTATCGCTTGAGGATGACGACGTGCTGTCCCACATGGGTCAGCAGCTCAAGTCGCAGCTGCGGCTGTGCGCCACCAACCGCGACCACTGCCGCGCCATGGGCGACGTGGCCGAGGCCAACCGGTACGAGAGATTGGCGCTGCAGACTAAACAGGACTTGGATCTAGTCAGGGTGGCTCAGAG ACTAAACCAGGATCCGCCGAAGTTTCACTACGAGAACCGTCAGTTCTCCATCGTGCAGTGCAACACGGAGCTGCCCGACAACGTGCTGGAGCTCAACATCGTGCGCGGCGTCGCCTACAACGTGCCCAATCCCAGCGATGTAGACACTTATGTCAAGTTCGAGTTCGGGTATCCGCCG GAAGCACCGGTCTCTGACCGTACCGCCGTCATCAAGGACACGAGCAGCCCGCAGTACGATGCGACGTTCACGCTGCCCATCGCGCGTACGTCACGCAACTGCCAGAGATTCTTCAAACGACATGCTATTAAACTGGAGGTTTATTCCCGAGG TGGGTGGTTCTCCAAGGACTCGCTTCTCGGTACCGTCAACGTGAAACTCGCGCCGCTGGAGACCACCGTCACCATACACGACTCGTTCCCG CTTATGGACGGACGCAAGGCCGCAGGCGGGACGCTGGAGGTGCGTGCGCGTGTACGCAGCCCGCTCGGCGCGCCGCAGGTCGTCAAGGAGGTGCATCGTTGGCTCGTGCTAGACACGTGA
- the LOC121733771 gene encoding coiled-coil and C2 domain-containing protein 1-like isoform X1: protein MSRKPSGGKRGNLSQYGLIDIPNLDDDEPLDLSDDDGDLEAELAAISGGGGKPRKPKKLAAVPAADLDAMIAASLRDIPSDDEGSGDDDDPDLLNELSELAIDDEQAPPPSLRPAPAPPSGSVDNSTVSLLQERISNYTIAEKSAKEKGDNTRARRYGRGLKTLQDLLEQAKAGKPINNEEIPPAVSLPKPAAEDPAALAPPPRSTSIPTSPDTPSAPEVPPRTRQPEPAPEPKPEPKEPPPILTPENEDDPKAEGLKFILRRKEEFKAAALACKHAGDKALALEHLKVVKQFDLVVQAYRAGQEMDLNELPTPDAIAAAFKSQPTASETQGSAGPAPDAPTEAPGLITASTIDEALKQRLAHFKEQEAKAKEEGNSSKARRLGRVVKQFQDAIRMHAAGKPVPLDELPTPNGYAPFPTGGVAPKPAAPRPAPAPSPAPSSAPSSAPSPAPSARRASNYEKQLALLRLRQKQFKDAAYREKKNGNIEGAREYLRSAKGFEPLIRAAEGGLPVDVTSLPLPPAAGKTLDEAFDVISAEDCTPAKDDVSLEDDDVLSHMGQQLKSQLRLCATNRDHCRAMGDVAEANRYERLALQTKQDLDLVRVAQRLNQDPPKFHYENRQFSIVQCNTELPDNVLELNIVRGVAYNVPNPSDVDTYVKFEFGYPPEAPVSDRTAVIKDTSSPQYDATFTLPIARTSRNCQRFFKRHAIKLEVYSRGSDSSCSGCMCCSGWFSKDSLLGTVNVKLAPLETTVTIHDSFPLMDGRKAAGGTLEVRARVRSPLGAPQVVKEVHRWLVLDT, encoded by the exons atgtctagAAAACCGAGTGGTGGTAAAAGAGGCAATTTGTCCCAG TATGGCCTTATTGATATCCCAAATTTGGATGATGATGAACCACTAGATTTATCAGATGATGATGGTGATCTTGAGGCCGAGTTGGCTGCAATAAGTGGTGGTGGTGGTAAACCTCGGAAACCAAAAAAACTAGCCGCTGTTCCTGCAGCAGACCTAGATGCTATGATAGCAGCCAGTCTAAGAGACATACCTTCTGATGATGAAGGTTCTG GTGATGACGATGATCCAGATCTCTTGAATGAGTTGAGTGAACTGGCAATAGATGATGAGCAGGCTCCTCCTCCGAGCCTTAGGCCTGCCCCAGCGCCTCCATCTGGCTCGGTGGACAACAGCACTGTTAGCTTACTACAGGAGAGGATATCCAACTACACCATAGCAGAGAAGAGCGCTAAAGAGAAGGGCGACAATACTCGAGCTAGGAg ATATGGGCGTGGTCTTAAAACACTGCAGGATCTATTGGAGCAAGCCAAAGCTGGGAAGCCAATAAACAATGAAGAGATTCCTCCAGCCGTGAGTCTACCTAAACCCGCTGCTGAGGATCCTGCAGCCCTGGCCCCACCTCCTCGTTCAACATCTATACCAACATCTCCTGACACTCCCAGTGCCCCGGAGGTTCCGCCCAGGACTCGCCAGCCAGAACCAGCACCTGAACCAAAGCCGGAACCTAAAGAGCCTCCACCAATTCTGACTCCAGAAAATGAGGATGATCCGAAGGCAGAAGGACTCAAGTTCATATTGA GAAGAAAAGAGGAATTCAAAGCGGCAGCGCTTGCATGCAAGCACGCTGGTGACAAGGCCTTGGCGTTGGAACATCTGAAGGTGGTGAAGCAGTTTGACCTGGTGGTGCAGGCGTACCGGGCCGGACAGGAGATGGATCTGAACGAGCTCCCCACTCCGGATGCCATCGCTGCTGCATTTAAATCTCAGCCAACTGCCAGTGAAACACAGGGTTCAGCAG GTCCAGCGCCTGACGCGCCGACGGAAGCGCCTGGTCTGATAACAGCGTCCACCATTGATGAGGCACTCAAACAGAGACTTGCTCATTTTAAG GAGCAAGAGGCGAAAGCGAAAGAGGAGGGTAACTCGTCAAAGGCCCGTCGTCTCGGCCGCGTGGTGAAACAGTTTCAAGACGCGATCCGAATGCACGCCGCTGGCAAACCCGTCCCGTTGGACGAGCTGCCCACGCCCAACGGATACGCGCCCTTCCCCACTGGTGGG GTCGCACCGAAGCCGGCCGCCCCCCGCCCTGcgcccgccccttcccccgctCCCTCTTCGGCCCCCTCGTCTGCCCCCTCGCCCGCCCCGTCAGCTCGCCGGGCCAGCAACTACGAGAAGCAGCTAGCCCTGCTCCGACTCAGGCAGAAACAGTTCAAAGACGCCGCGTATAGGGAGAAGAAGAATG GTAACATAGAGGGTGCCCGTGAGTATCTGCGGTCGGCGAAGGGGTTCGAGCCGCTGATCCGCGCGGCGGAGGGCGGGCTGCCCGTCGACGTCACCTCGCTGCCCCTCCCGCCCGCCGCCGGGAAAACGCTAGATGAGGC TTTCGACGTAATCTCGGCTGAGGACTGTACTCCGGCCAAGGACGACGTATCGCTTGAGGATGACGACGTGCTGTCCCACATGGGTCAGCAGCTCAAGTCGCAGCTGCGGCTGTGCGCCACCAACCGCGACCACTGCCGCGCCATGGGCGACGTGGCCGAGGCCAACCGGTACGAGAGATTGGCGCTGCAGACTAAACAGGACTTGGATCTAGTCAGGGTGGCTCAGAG ACTAAACCAGGATCCGCCGAAGTTTCACTACGAGAACCGTCAGTTCTCCATCGTGCAGTGCAACACGGAGCTGCCCGACAACGTGCTGGAGCTCAACATCGTGCGCGGCGTCGCCTACAACGTGCCCAATCCCAGCGATGTAGACACTTATGTCAAGTTCGAGTTCGGGTATCCGCCG GAAGCACCGGTCTCTGACCGTACCGCCGTCATCAAGGACACGAGCAGCCCGCAGTACGATGCGACGTTCACGCTGCCCATCGCGCGTACGTCACGCAACTGCCAGAGATTCTTCAAACGACATGCTATTAAACTGGAGGTTTATTCCCGAGG GTCGGACAGTAGCTGTAGCGGTTGTATGTGTTGCAGTGGGTGGTTCTCCAAGGACTCGCTTCTCGGTACCGTCAACGTGAAACTCGCGCCGCTGGAGACCACCGTCACCATACACGACTCGTTCCCG CTTATGGACGGACGCAAGGCCGCAGGCGGGACGCTGGAGGTGCGTGCGCGTGTACGCAGCCCGCTCGGCGCGCCGCAGGTCGTCAAGGAGGTGCATCGTTGGCTCGTGCTAGACACGTGA